DNA sequence from the Sinomonas terrae genome:
GGCATGCTGATCCTGATCGGCGTGCTGATGGTCTCCGGAGTGTGGAGCCAGTGGATCTCCCAGCTGCAGATCTGGATCGGAACCGTGAGGCTGCCCATCTGATGACCCTCAAGACTGAAAACGAGAAGACCCCGAAGGAACCGCGCAAGGCGCGGCAGGGGAAGCGGGATGACATCGCGCTTCCGGTGCTTGGCTTCCTCGGGATGCTGCGCTGGGCATGGACCCAGCTGACGAGCATGAAGACGGCCCTCTTCCTGCTGCTCCTCCTCGCGGTGGCCGCCGTGCCGGGGTCGCTCTTCCCGCAGCGGCCCGTCAACCCGTCGGTGGTCACGCAGTACCTCAAGGACCACGCGGACTACGGCCCGATCCTCGACAAGCTCCAGATGTTCGACGTCTATTCGTCCGCCTGGTTCTCGGCGATCTACCTGCTGCTGTTCATTTCGCTCATCGGCTGCGTGATCCCGCGCGCGATCGCCCACTGGAAGGCCTGGCGCTCGAAGCCGCCACGGACGCCCGCGCGGCTCTCGCGCCTGCCCGTCTACGGCACCCTGGTGGTCCCGTCCGAGCAGCAGTTGGGCGCCGAGGAGGCAGCCCGGCAGGCGGCCGCGGCGCTCAAGAAGCGCGGCTACCGCGTCGACCTGCGTCCGGCGTCCGACGACGGCGGCCCCGGCGGCAAGGCGGCCCTCGCCTCGGTGGGGGCCGAGCGGGGCTATCTCCGGGAACTCGGCAACCTCTGCTTCCACAGCGGCCTCGTGGGCGTGCTCATCTCCGTCGCGATCGGGGTCCTGTTCGGCTACAGCGGGCAGCGGACCCTCGTCGAGGGCGACACATTCGTGAACACGCTCGTCGGGTACGACCAGTTCAACCCAGGGACAGACTTCCAGTCCTCGTGGCTCGCGCCATACTCGATCCAGCTCGACAAGTTCGACGTCGTCTACGACCGCGATTCGCCGGGCCACTTCGGCCAGCCGCTCGACTTCACGGCGCACCTCACCACGAAGGACTCCCCGGACGGCGCCGCCAAGACGCAGGACCTCAAGGTCAACGATCCGCTGAGCATCGGTGGCACGGACGTCTACCTCGTCGGCAACGGTTACGCGCCCGTCGTGACTGTCCGCGGCGGCGACGGCAAGATCGCCTACCAGGGCCCGATCCCGTCGCTTCCGACCGACACCGTCTACACGTCGACGATGGTGGTCAAGGCGCCGGACGCGAAGCCGTCCCAGCTCGGCTTCGTCGGGTTCTTCCTTCCGACGGCGGTCAAGGACTCGAACGGGGTCGCGTACAGCGCGGATCCGGATCCACTGGCTCCGCAGCTCAACCTCAACTCGTACGTGGGCAACCTCGGCCTCGACAAGGGCGCGCCGCAGAGCGTGTACGCGCTTGACGTCTCGAAGCTCAAGCAGCTCAACGGGCCCAACCTGCCGACGAAGGGCATCGTCCTGAACGCGGGGCAGTCCTATACGCTGCCCAACGGGCAGGGCTCCATCAGCTTCGACGGACTCAAGCGGTACGTGGCGCTCGACATCCATCACAACCCGGGGCAGGTGTGGGCGCTCGGCTTCGCCCTGTTCTCCCTCGCCGGCCTCATCGCCTCGCTCTTCGTGCCGCGCCGCCGCCTGTGGCTGCGGTTCGGGGACCACGAGGACGGACGCACCATGGTCGAGTACGGGCTCCTGGCCCGTGGTGAGGACCA
Encoded proteins:
- the resB gene encoding cytochrome c biogenesis protein ResB, whose translation is MTLKTENEKTPKEPRKARQGKRDDIALPVLGFLGMLRWAWTQLTSMKTALFLLLLLAVAAVPGSLFPQRPVNPSVVTQYLKDHADYGPILDKLQMFDVYSSAWFSAIYLLLFISLIGCVIPRAIAHWKAWRSKPPRTPARLSRLPVYGTLVVPSEQQLGAEEAARQAAAALKKRGYRVDLRPASDDGGPGGKAALASVGAERGYLRELGNLCFHSGLVGVLISVAIGVLFGYSGQRTLVEGDTFVNTLVGYDQFNPGTDFQSSWLAPYSIQLDKFDVVYDRDSPGHFGQPLDFTAHLTTKDSPDGAAKTQDLKVNDPLSIGGTDVYLVGNGYAPVVTVRGGDGKIAYQGPIPSLPTDTVYTSTMVVKAPDAKPSQLGFVGFFLPTAVKDSNGVAYSADPDPLAPQLNLNSYVGNLGLDKGAPQSVYALDVSKLKQLNGPNLPTKGIVLNAGQSYTLPNGQGSISFDGLKRYVALDIHHNPGQVWALGFALFSLAGLIASLFVPRRRLWLRFGDHEDGRTMVEYGLLARGEDHGLAGEGKAVRAALAKAWNVADPAPGAPRGAVQAQNRTQSTSEKDM